In one Acidimicrobium ferrooxidans DSM 10331 genomic region, the following are encoded:
- a CDS encoding GreA/GreB family elongation factor — MSEVEISQATYDALVQELEELTTQGRIEIAKAIEAARALGDLSENGDYHAAKDAQGKMEARIRQIQQILQSARVVSADLPTDEVRPGVVVGLRYEGEDDVEHYLVGSIEERHPGLEVVSPTSPLGEALLGARVGAWVEYEAPRGTLKVQVVEIGPLKTAR, encoded by the coding sequence ATGAGCGAGGTAGAGATCTCACAGGCGACGTACGACGCCCTGGTTCAGGAGCTCGAGGAGCTGACAACCCAGGGGCGCATCGAGATCGCCAAGGCGATCGAGGCTGCCCGTGCGCTCGGCGATCTCAGCGAGAACGGCGACTACCACGCCGCGAAGGACGCCCAGGGCAAGATGGAGGCGCGGATACGCCAGATCCAGCAGATCCTCCAGAGCGCTCGGGTGGTGTCGGCGGACCTTCCGACGGACGAGGTGCGCCCGGGTGTGGTCGTGGGCCTTCGCTATGAGGGTGAAGACGATGTCGAGCACTATCTCGTCGGCTCCATCGAGGAGCGGCACCCGGGGCTTGAGGTTGTCTCGCCGACCTCGCCACTCGGTGAGGCACTGCTCGGGGCGCGCGTCGGTGCCTGGGTGGAGTACGAGGCGCCACGCGGTACCCTGAAGGTCCAGGTCGTCGAGATCGGGCCGCTCAAGACCGCTCGCTAG
- a CDS encoding 3-isopropylmalate dehydrogenase: protein MGHRVAVIGGDGIGPEVIREALKVVEATGVVLETRAVELGAAHYLATGEVLDDATLEFLRSHDAILLGAIGPAIGSTEVPPGVLERGLLLRLRFELDLYVNERPFRTIDPSVTVTRREADFVVIRENTEGPYAGEGGFLYRGTAHEVAQQGSLNTRHGVERVVRYAFERARSRPRKHLTLVHKTNVLTYAGDLWSRTFAEVAAEYPDVMTAYNHVDAASIYLVEDPGRYDVIVTDNLFGDILTDLAAAVTQGIGYAASANLNPARTGPSLFEPVHGAAHDRVGTNTANPWAAIRSAGAMLEFLGEHEAASRIEAALSVLPPPSATTTQIGDFYAERVRHGDR, encoded by the coding sequence GTGGGCCACCGCGTAGCGGTCATCGGCGGCGACGGCATCGGCCCCGAGGTCATCCGAGAAGCGCTGAAGGTGGTCGAGGCGACGGGCGTCGTCCTCGAAACCCGAGCAGTGGAGCTCGGTGCGGCGCACTATCTCGCAACGGGCGAGGTCCTCGACGACGCCACACTCGAGTTCCTCCGCTCCCACGACGCCATCTTGCTCGGCGCCATCGGACCGGCGATCGGCTCGACGGAGGTCCCGCCTGGCGTGCTCGAACGTGGCCTGCTCCTGCGCCTACGCTTCGAACTCGATCTGTACGTGAACGAGCGTCCGTTTCGCACCATCGACCCCTCGGTCACCGTCACGCGGCGCGAGGCAGACTTCGTCGTCATTCGCGAGAACACCGAGGGGCCCTACGCGGGCGAAGGCGGCTTTCTCTATCGCGGAACGGCCCACGAGGTTGCCCAACAGGGATCGCTCAACACTCGTCACGGCGTGGAGCGCGTCGTGCGCTACGCCTTCGAGCGAGCGCGCTCCCGACCACGCAAGCATCTGACGCTCGTCCACAAGACCAACGTCCTCACCTACGCTGGCGACCTCTGGAGCAGGACTTTTGCAGAGGTCGCGGCCGAATATCCCGACGTCATGACGGCCTACAACCATGTCGACGCGGCGTCGATCTACCTCGTCGAGGATCCGGGGCGCTACGACGTGATCGTCACTGACAACCTCTTCGGCGACATCTTGACCGACCTTGCCGCTGCGGTCACGCAGGGCATCGGCTACGCAGCCTCTGCCAACCTCAATCCGGCGCGCACCGGACCCTCGCTGTTCGAGCCCGTCCACGGTGCCGCTCACGACCGCGTCGGCACCAACACCGCCAACCCATGGGCGGCCATTCGGTCGGCGGGAGCCATGCTCGAGTTCCTCGGCGAGCACGAGGCCGCGTCGCGTATCGAAGCAGCGCTGTCGGTCCTCCCGCCCCCGTCGGCAACGACAACGCAGATCGGTGACTTCTATGCAGAAAGGGTGCGTCATGGCGATCGCTGA
- the cimA gene encoding citramalate synthase has protein sequence MSAGFPAEVEIYDTTLRDGSQQEGISLSVDDKLKVARQLDALGVHYIEGGWPGANPKDAAFFARARDELALHTAQLVAFGSTRRASTTAESDPNLAALTNAGVGLACIVAKAWDVHVIHALRTSLPEAVAMVADSVRWLVDHGIRVMLDAEHFFDGWRHDRSFALDVLAAAADAGAERLVLCDTNGGTLPDDVGPIVDDVRAAVATPLGVHFHNDSGCAVANSLLAVAHGVIQVQGCMNGYGERTGNANLVPVIAGLSLKRSVRTIPPENLELLTTVSRHIAELTNQPLPPQSPYVGASAFTHKAGLHVSAIARRRDAYEHIDPTLVGNTTRFVVSEMAGRQSIQLKATQLGIDLGEDDIAEVLRRLKDLEHRGYHFEAADGSLELLLRRASGWTLDDVAVESYRTISDCMTDGPRATEATVKLTVNDRRVIATAEGNGPVNALDEALRAALDPAFPLLKTVKLTDFKVRVLDSDQGTDATVRVLIDFQDPEDTWTTTGVSTNVIDASFEALLDGLIVAIARARDRGEEW, from the coding sequence ATGAGCGCAGGGTTCCCCGCAGAGGTCGAGATCTACGACACGACCCTGCGCGACGGTTCCCAGCAGGAGGGGATCTCGCTCTCGGTCGACGACAAGCTGAAGGTTGCGCGCCAGCTCGACGCCCTCGGTGTTCACTACATCGAGGGAGGGTGGCCCGGCGCGAACCCGAAGGACGCAGCGTTCTTCGCCAGGGCTCGCGACGAACTCGCGCTCCACACCGCACAGCTCGTCGCCTTCGGATCCACCCGACGAGCCTCGACGACCGCGGAGAGCGACCCCAACCTGGCTGCACTCACCAATGCCGGCGTCGGCCTGGCCTGCATCGTGGCCAAGGCGTGGGACGTTCACGTCATCCATGCGCTCCGCACCTCCCTGCCAGAAGCGGTCGCCATGGTTGCGGACTCGGTTCGCTGGCTCGTCGACCACGGGATCCGCGTCATGCTGGACGCAGAGCACTTCTTCGACGGTTGGCGTCACGACCGGTCCTTTGCCCTCGACGTCCTCGCCGCAGCCGCCGACGCCGGAGCCGAACGCTTGGTCTTGTGCGACACCAACGGCGGCACGCTGCCTGATGACGTCGGACCCATCGTCGACGACGTACGAGCTGCCGTCGCAACACCGCTCGGGGTCCACTTCCACAACGACTCGGGGTGCGCGGTCGCCAACTCGCTCCTCGCGGTGGCCCACGGCGTGATCCAGGTGCAAGGGTGCATGAACGGCTATGGCGAGCGCACGGGCAACGCGAACCTCGTACCCGTGATCGCGGGGCTCAGCCTCAAGCGATCGGTACGCACGATTCCGCCGGAGAACCTCGAGCTGCTCACGACCGTATCGCGCCACATCGCCGAGCTCACCAATCAACCCCTGCCGCCACAGAGCCCCTACGTTGGGGCCTCGGCCTTCACGCACAAGGCGGGCCTCCACGTCAGCGCGATCGCACGTCGTCGCGACGCCTACGAGCACATCGATCCCACACTCGTCGGCAACACCACGAGGTTCGTCGTCTCCGAGATGGCCGGACGCCAGAGCATTCAGCTCAAAGCCACGCAACTCGGGATCGACCTCGGCGAGGACGACATCGCCGAGGTGCTCCGCCGTCTCAAGGATCTCGAGCATCGTGGCTACCACTTCGAAGCCGCCGACGGCTCGCTCGAGCTCCTGCTGCGACGCGCGAGCGGCTGGACGCTCGACGACGTCGCCGTCGAGTCCTATCGCACGATCTCCGACTGCATGACCGACGGACCCCGGGCCACCGAAGCCACCGTCAAGCTCACGGTGAACGATCGGCGTGTCATCGCGACCGCCGAGGGCAACGGTCCGGTGAACGCCCTCGATGAAGCCTTACGCGCAGCCCTCGACCCCGCCTTCCCCCTCCTCAAGACGGTCAAGCTGACGGACTTCAAAGTACGTGTCCTCGACTCAGACCAGGGCACGGACGCCACCGTCCGTGTCCTCATCGACTTCCAAGACCCAGAAGACACCTGGACGACGACCGGCGTCTCGACCAACGTCATCGACGCTTCGTTCGAAGCCCTCCTCGACGGCCTCATCGTGGCGATCGCTCGCGCCCGCGACCGAGGCGAGGAATGGTAG
- a CDS encoding branched-chain amino acid transaminase produces MAIAEGKVIWMDGEVVPWGEAKVHVLTHALHYGYGVFEGIRAYDTPRGSAVFRLREHLVRLHRSARMLLMEIPFSVDELIEATRTVVAANGEPACYIRPVAFTAYGEMGLSPLSSSISVSIATWPWGAYLGDEGIAKGVRAKVSSWRRHDPNVIPPAAKVTGGYVNSALAKAEAIKAGYDEAILLSPQGYVSECTGENLFAVFDGAIVTPPIAAGALAGITRQTIMTLAADAGIPVREANLLRSDLYIADEVFLSGTAAEVVPIASVDDRPVGTGEPGPLARELQRRYYAAVHGEDPQHESWLTYVHG; encoded by the coding sequence ATGGCGATCGCTGAGGGCAAGGTCATCTGGATGGACGGCGAGGTGGTCCCGTGGGGCGAGGCGAAGGTTCACGTGCTCACCCACGCGCTCCACTACGGCTACGGCGTCTTCGAGGGCATCCGTGCCTACGATACGCCACGCGGCTCCGCCGTGTTCCGACTGCGAGAGCACCTCGTCCGGCTGCATCGCTCGGCGCGCATGCTGCTGATGGAGATCCCCTTCAGCGTCGACGAGCTCATCGAGGCGACGAGGACGGTCGTCGCGGCCAACGGAGAACCGGCGTGCTACATCCGGCCCGTCGCCTTCACCGCCTACGGCGAGATGGGCCTGTCGCCCCTGTCCTCGTCGATTTCGGTGTCGATCGCGACGTGGCCGTGGGGGGCCTACCTGGGCGACGAGGGGATCGCCAAGGGGGTGCGTGCGAAGGTGTCGTCGTGGCGCCGACACGACCCGAACGTGATCCCTCCGGCCGCCAAGGTGACCGGAGGCTACGTCAACTCGGCGCTCGCCAAGGCCGAGGCGATCAAGGCCGGCTACGACGAAGCCATTCTCCTCTCCCCGCAAGGCTACGTCTCCGAGTGCACAGGGGAGAACCTGTTCGCGGTGTTCGACGGCGCGATCGTGACGCCACCGATCGCGGCGGGGGCGCTCGCGGGCATCACGCGACAGACCATCATGACGCTGGCGGCCGACGCCGGGATCCCGGTGCGCGAGGCCAACTTGCTCCGGTCCGATCTCTACATCGCCGACGAGGTCTTCTTGTCGGGCACCGCCGCCGAAGTCGTACCGATCGCCTCCGTCGACGATCGGCCCGTCGGTACCGGAGAACCCGGTCCACTCGCCCGAGAGCTGCAACGGCGCTACTACGCGGCGGTGCACGGCGAAGATCCGCAGCACGAGTCCTGGCTCACCTATGTCCACGGCTGA
- the serC gene encoding phosphoserine transaminase, which yields MPDADAIRLPSNLLPSDGRFGSGPSRIPPSHLEALAATGTTLMGTSHRRPTVRGLVASVQEGLAELFSAPEGYEIILGNGGATLFWDAAAYSMIEHKSQHLAFGEFSSKFASVVAATPHLDEPDVRRAEAGSAPAAEPNPAVDTYALTQNETSTGVTTQVTRPSEDGLVLVDATSAAGAIVFDPSQVDAYYFSPQKAFASDGGLFVAMLSPRAIERIERIAASGRAIPATLSLLTALENARLNQTYNTPAIATLFLMDLQIKALLELGGLKGANERSRQASDVLYAWATTHAHATPFVADPALRSPVTVTIDFDDTVDAKALAAVLRSNGIVDVEPYRKLGRNQLRIATFPATPVADVERLRDAIDWVIERLADDARAPQTA from the coding sequence ATGCCCGACGCGGACGCCATCAGACTACCCAGCAACCTGCTGCCCAGCGACGGCCGCTTCGGATCTGGCCCGTCACGCATTCCTCCGTCCCACCTCGAGGCGCTCGCCGCGACCGGCACGACGCTCATGGGCACGAGCCATCGACGGCCTACCGTCCGCGGCCTCGTCGCGTCCGTTCAAGAGGGCCTGGCCGAGCTCTTCAGCGCCCCAGAAGGCTACGAGATCATCCTCGGCAACGGTGGCGCGACCTTGTTCTGGGACGCCGCCGCGTACTCCATGATCGAGCACAAGAGCCAGCACCTCGCCTTCGGGGAGTTCTCCTCGAAGTTCGCCAGCGTGGTCGCCGCGACGCCCCACCTCGACGAACCGGACGTGCGCCGAGCCGAGGCCGGCTCGGCACCCGCCGCCGAGCCCAACCCTGCCGTCGACACCTACGCGCTCACCCAGAACGAGACCTCGACCGGCGTCACGACCCAGGTGACCCGCCCCAGCGAGGACGGGCTCGTCCTCGTGGACGCGACCTCGGCGGCGGGTGCGATCGTCTTCGATCCCTCCCAGGTCGACGCCTACTACTTCTCACCACAGAAGGCCTTCGCCTCCGATGGCGGCCTCTTCGTGGCGATGCTCTCGCCTCGGGCGATCGAGCGGATCGAGCGGATCGCCGCCAGCGGCCGAGCGATCCCGGCCACGCTCTCGCTCCTGACCGCACTCGAGAACGCGCGGCTCAACCAGACCTACAACACCCCGGCGATCGCAACCTTGTTCCTCATGGATCTCCAGATCAAGGCGCTGCTCGAGCTCGGCGGCCTCAAGGGGGCCAACGAACGCTCGCGCCAAGCCTCCGACGTGCTCTATGCGTGGGCAACCACGCACGCGCACGCGACACCGTTCGTGGCCGACCCCGCACTGCGCTCGCCCGTGACCGTCACGATCGACTTCGACGACACCGTCGACGCCAAGGCGCTCGCTGCGGTACTGCGCTCGAACGGCATCGTCGACGTCGAGCCCTATCGGAAGCTCGGCCGCAACCAGCTGCGTATCGCAACGTTTCCCGCGACACCGGTGGCGGACGTCGAACGGCTGCGCGACGCCATCGACTGGGTCATCGAGCGCCTCGCCGACGACGCTCGAGCCCCCCAGACGGCCTAG
- a CDS encoding pyridoxal phosphate-dependent aminotransferase, whose translation MPRGRIATRLTELSPSATLAIDQRAKAMVASGIDVVSFAAGEPDFPTPDFIVEAATAAARDPRNHRYTPAAGLGELRELIVEVTKRDSGRVVSPSNVVVTNGGKHAIYEAMAAIVEPGDEVLIPAPYWVSYPEIVRLFGGVPVAVPTTLANGFKVTPEQVEAAITDRTVAFIHVSPSNPTGAVYSRDESRALAEVLERAGIWVLTDEIYQHLTYTGQRATSLAEVGTEALEARLIQVNGVAKTFAMTGWRVGWIVAPAPVASAVANLQSQLSSNVANVSQRAAIAALEAPLEATAPMRDAFARRRTTIVSALAGIEGLDVLWPDGAFYVFPSLARVLEVQMPSSSALELATRLLEEAHVAVVPGEAFDGPGAWRLSYALGDDALEEGVRRIAEFIGRL comes from the coding sequence ATGCCACGAGGTCGTATCGCCACCAGACTCACCGAGCTCTCACCGTCGGCCACACTGGCGATCGACCAGCGAGCCAAGGCCATGGTGGCGTCGGGCATCGATGTCGTGAGCTTCGCGGCCGGCGAACCGGACTTTCCGACCCCCGACTTCATCGTGGAGGCCGCCACCGCAGCCGCACGTGATCCTCGGAACCACCGCTACACGCCAGCGGCTGGGTTGGGCGAGCTTCGAGAGCTCATCGTCGAGGTCACCAAGCGTGACAGCGGACGGGTGGTGAGTCCTTCGAACGTGGTCGTCACGAACGGCGGCAAGCACGCCATCTACGAGGCCATGGCCGCTATCGTCGAGCCCGGCGACGAGGTGCTGATCCCCGCGCCCTACTGGGTGTCCTACCCCGAGATCGTGCGACTCTTTGGGGGCGTGCCCGTTGCAGTGCCGACCACCCTCGCGAACGGGTTCAAGGTGACCCCCGAGCAGGTCGAGGCGGCGATCACCGATCGCACCGTTGCGTTCATCCACGTCTCGCCCTCGAACCCGACTGGGGCGGTCTACAGCCGAGACGAGTCCCGAGCGCTGGCCGAGGTTCTCGAGCGGGCCGGGATCTGGGTGCTCACCGACGAGATCTACCAGCACCTGACCTACACGGGGCAGCGCGCGACGTCGCTCGCGGAGGTGGGCACCGAGGCCCTCGAGGCGAGGCTCATCCAAGTCAACGGCGTTGCGAAGACCTTTGCGATGACGGGTTGGCGCGTCGGTTGGATCGTGGCCCCGGCACCGGTGGCGTCCGCGGTGGCGAACCTGCAGAGCCAGCTGTCGTCCAACGTCGCCAACGTGTCCCAGCGTGCGGCGATCGCCGCTCTCGAGGCCCCGCTCGAGGCGACGGCGCCCATGCGCGATGCGTTCGCGCGCCGGCGCACGACGATCGTGAGCGCTCTTGCTGGCATCGAAGGGTTGGACGTGCTGTGGCCCGACGGGGCGTTCTACGTCTTCCCGTCGCTCGCGCGCGTCCTCGAGGTGCAGATGCCAAGCAGCAGCGCGCTCGAGCTCGCTACTCGGCTCCTCGAGGAGGCGCACGTCGCGGTCGTGCCCGGCGAAGCCTTCGACGGCCCTGGGGCGTGGCGACTCTCCTACGCACTCGGCGACGATGCCCTGGAGGAGGGGGTTCGCCGAATTGCTGAGTTCATTGGTAGGCTTTAG
- the serA gene encoding phosphoglycerate dehydrogenase, which translates to MARVLVTETIAEEGLQLLSDAGHEVVVRTGLDHDGLLEAVADADALIIRSATKVTADVLEAAHHLVVVGRAGIGLDNVDVETATKRGVMVVNAPQSNIVSAAEHTLALLLALARHVPQAHASVQRGEWRRSAFQGVELYGKTLGIIGLGRIGALVAQRANAFGMRLVAYDPYISQERARKMGVTLLDLDELMATSDIVTIHLPKSKETVGLVGAALLAKAKPGIRIVNASRGGIIDEAALAEAIARGHVAGAALDVFAEEPPTNSPIVGLDQVVLTPHLGASTAEAQSKAGVTIAEQVLLALANEFVPFAVNVNAGEASELVRSFLPLAEALGVLLGAIEGKLPEQLEIAYEGELASEDTRLASLAVLRGILSGAVEEPVSYVNAPQLAAERGLSVRESTQVASANYHSLLVVRSGAHVVGGTLAGQRASEPRVVLVDGHWVEVPPSRWMLVVRNVDRPGMVGVVGSLLGQAGRSIDAMAVSPRTDDGTALMVLGVDGPIPDEVLTELDATDGIIYARTVTCAVAGL; encoded by the coding sequence ATGGCGAGAGTGTTGGTGACGGAGACGATCGCTGAGGAGGGCCTCCAGCTGCTCTCTGACGCGGGTCACGAGGTGGTGGTCCGCACCGGGCTCGACCACGATGGCCTCCTCGAGGCGGTGGCCGACGCCGACGCGCTGATCATTCGCTCTGCGACCAAGGTCACCGCCGACGTGCTCGAGGCGGCTCACCACCTCGTGGTGGTAGGTCGTGCCGGCATCGGACTCGACAACGTCGACGTCGAGACGGCGACCAAGCGCGGGGTGATGGTGGTCAACGCCCCGCAGTCGAACATCGTGTCGGCCGCCGAGCACACGCTGGCGCTCCTGCTGGCGCTGGCGAGACACGTCCCGCAGGCCCACGCGTCGGTGCAGCGCGGTGAGTGGCGGCGCAGCGCCTTTCAGGGTGTCGAGCTCTACGGCAAGACGCTCGGCATCATCGGCCTGGGGCGGATCGGGGCGTTGGTCGCCCAGCGCGCCAACGCGTTCGGCATGCGGCTCGTTGCCTATGACCCCTACATCTCGCAGGAGCGCGCGCGCAAGATGGGCGTGACCCTGCTGGACCTCGACGAACTCATGGCGACGTCCGACATCGTCACCATCCATCTGCCGAAGTCGAAGGAGACCGTGGGGCTCGTCGGCGCGGCGCTGCTTGCCAAGGCCAAGCCCGGCATCCGGATCGTGAACGCTTCTCGTGGAGGGATCATCGACGAGGCAGCGCTCGCCGAGGCCATCGCCCGTGGGCACGTCGCGGGCGCAGCACTCGACGTGTTCGCCGAGGAGCCGCCGACCAACTCGCCGATCGTGGGGCTCGATCAGGTCGTGCTCACCCCGCATCTCGGAGCCTCCACCGCAGAGGCGCAGTCCAAGGCCGGCGTCACGATCGCCGAACAGGTCCTGCTCGCGCTCGCGAACGAGTTCGTCCCCTTCGCGGTCAACGTCAATGCGGGCGAAGCATCCGAGCTCGTTCGCTCGTTCCTCCCGCTCGCCGAGGCGCTCGGTGTATTGCTCGGGGCGATCGAGGGCAAGCTTCCCGAGCAGCTCGAGATCGCCTACGAGGGCGAGTTGGCCTCGGAGGACACGCGACTCGCGTCGCTCGCTGTCTTGCGTGGGATCCTCTCCGGTGCGGTCGAAGAGCCCGTGTCCTACGTCAACGCGCCGCAGCTCGCGGCCGAACGTGGGCTGTCGGTACGAGAGTCGACGCAAGTCGCCTCGGCGAACTATCACTCTCTCCTCGTCGTGCGCTCTGGTGCGCACGTGGTGGGGGGGACGCTCGCGGGTCAGCGGGCGAGCGAGCCACGGGTCGTCCTTGTCGATGGCCACTGGGTCGAGGTTCCTCCGTCGCGATGGATGCTGGTGGTTCGCAATGTCGACCGACCTGGGATGGTTGGGGTCGTGGGCTCGCTCCTCGGGCAGGCCGGTCGCTCCATCGACGCCATGGCGGTCTCGCCGCGCACCGACGATGGCACTGCGCTGATGGTGCTCGGCGTCGACGGCCCGATCCCGGACGAGGTGTTGACCGAGCTGGATGCCACCGACGGCATCATTTATGCCCGGACGGTCACGTGTGCCGTCGCTGGCCTCTAG
- the leuC gene encoding 3-isopropylmalate dehydratase large subunit, with translation MSTTLVDKIWDAHVVAQGTEDEPDLLYVDLHLVHEVTSPQAFDGLRAAGRRVRRPDLTVATADHNVPTVGIDQPIADPISAAQLDALATNCAEFGISYFPMGSQNQGIVHVIGPELGLTQPGMTIVCGDSHTATHGAFGALAFGIGTSEVEHVLATQTLPQRRPRTLAIEVEGTLAESASAKDLILAVIGQIGTGGGIGHVIEYRGEAIRRLSMEARMTVCNMTIEAGARAGLIAPDDVTFAYLEGRPYAPRGRAFDEAVSAWRALATDPDAVFDRVVRIDASTLTPRVSWGTNPSQVIGVDDVVPDPSSFTTEHERQAAERALAYMGLEPGTPMREVPVDVVFIGSCTNARLEDLRVVASVARGRRVAPGVQALVVPGSRRVKEAAEAEGIDRVLVAAGFEWREPGCSMCLGMNPDQLRPGQRSASTSNRNFEGRQGRGGRTHLVSPAVAAATALAGHFATPADVEG, from the coding sequence ATGAGCACAACGCTCGTCGACAAGATTTGGGATGCGCATGTCGTCGCCCAGGGAACCGAGGACGAACCGGACCTGCTCTACGTCGACCTGCACCTCGTGCACGAGGTCACCTCGCCGCAGGCCTTCGACGGGCTGCGCGCTGCGGGTCGTCGGGTACGACGCCCTGACCTCACGGTCGCGACGGCGGACCACAACGTGCCGACGGTCGGCATCGACCAGCCGATCGCCGACCCGATCTCGGCGGCGCAGCTGGATGCACTCGCGACGAACTGTGCCGAGTTCGGGATCTCGTACTTCCCGATGGGGTCCCAGAACCAGGGCATCGTGCACGTCATCGGTCCGGAATTGGGACTGACGCAGCCAGGGATGACCATCGTGTGCGGCGACTCGCACACCGCGACCCACGGTGCCTTCGGCGCGCTCGCCTTCGGTATCGGCACCAGCGAAGTCGAGCACGTCCTCGCCACGCAGACGCTCCCGCAACGTCGACCGCGCACACTCGCGATCGAGGTCGAGGGCACCTTGGCCGAGTCGGCGAGTGCGAAGGACCTCATCCTCGCGGTGATCGGCCAGATCGGTACCGGCGGAGGGATCGGACACGTCATCGAATATCGCGGTGAGGCGATCCGTCGGCTGTCGATGGAGGCTCGCATGACGGTCTGCAACATGACCATCGAGGCCGGTGCGCGTGCGGGCCTGATCGCCCCGGACGATGTGACCTTCGCGTATCTCGAAGGTCGCCCGTACGCCCCGCGTGGCCGGGCCTTCGACGAGGCCGTGTCTGCATGGCGAGCGCTCGCGACGGATCCGGACGCGGTCTTCGATCGCGTCGTTCGCATCGACGCCTCGACGCTCACCCCTCGAGTGAGCTGGGGCACGAACCCCTCGCAGGTCATCGGTGTCGATGACGTCGTTCCCGACCCTTCGTCGTTCACGACCGAGCACGAGCGCCAAGCAGCCGAGCGAGCGCTCGCCTACATGGGGCTCGAGCCCGGGACGCCGATGCGAGAGGTGCCCGTCGACGTCGTCTTCATCGGCTCGTGCACGAACGCCCGTCTCGAGGACCTCCGGGTCGTCGCGAGCGTGGCGCGTGGACGACGGGTCGCCCCGGGCGTGCAGGCGCTCGTGGTGCCGGGGTCACGGCGCGTCAAGGAGGCGGCCGAGGCCGAAGGCATCGACCGCGTCTTGGTCGCTGCTGGTTTCGAGTGGCGCGAACCAGGCTGCTCGATGTGTCTTGGGATGAACCCCGATCAGCTCCGGCCTGGTCAGCGCTCTGCGTCGACCTCGAACCGCAACTTCGAGGGCCGCCAGGGTCGCGGCGGACGAACCCATCTCGTGTCGCCTGCCGTGGCGGCTGCGACGGCACTGGCGGGCCACTTTGCCACACCGGCGGACGTGGAGGGCTGA
- the leuD gene encoding 3-isopropylmalate dehydratase small subunit, producing MEPMREWAGRMVPLGRSDVDTDQIIPSEWLKRISRTGFGEGLFSEWREDPTFVLNDPRMAGATILVARENFGVGSSREHAVWALTDYGFRVVVSPRFGDIFRQNATKNGLLPVVLDTAIVERLLEASASDPTIVARVDVVSGRFEVPELGLEASFALDPAVRHRFIHGLDDIGISLQHEAEIEAFEARRPSWLPRLEGSASA from the coding sequence ATGGAACCCATGCGTGAGTGGGCCGGGCGGATGGTGCCGCTCGGGCGCAGCGATGTGGACACCGACCAGATCATCCCGAGCGAGTGGCTCAAGCGCATCTCGCGCACCGGATTCGGCGAGGGACTGTTCTCCGAGTGGCGCGAGGATCCGACGTTCGTGCTGAACGACCCGCGCATGGCCGGTGCGACGATCCTGGTGGCACGGGAGAACTTCGGCGTCGGGTCCTCGAGGGAGCACGCCGTGTGGGCGCTCACCGATTACGGGTTTCGGGTCGTCGTCTCGCCCCGGTTCGGGGATATCTTTCGTCAGAACGCCACCAAGAACGGGCTCCTCCCGGTCGTGCTGGACACGGCGATCGTCGAGCGCCTCCTCGAGGCGAGCGCGTCCGATCCGACGATCGTGGCGAGGGTCGACGTGGTCTCGGGTCGCTTCGAGGTGCCAGAACTTGGCCTTGAGGCATCCTTCGCCCTCGACCCGGCGGTTCGGCACCGGTTCATCCACGGCCTCGATGACATCGGCATCAGCCTGCAGCACGAGGCCGAGATCGAAGCCTTCGAGGCACGACGACCGTCCTGGCTGCCTCGCCTCGAAGGCTCCGCGTCGGCGTAG